A genomic window from Haladaptatus caseinilyticus includes:
- a CDS encoding thiamine pyrophosphate-dependent enzyme encodes MSVFNAIDEERDIDVNEFTPSLEPQATWCPGCGDFGVLKALKQAMPEVGRTPDETLLVTGIGCSGKLSSYFQSYGFHSIHGRSLPVARAAKLANPDLEVIAAGGDGDGYGIGGNHFMHTARENHDMTYIVFDNEIFGLTKGQTSPTSPKGHKSKTQPHGSAKSPIRPLSLALTSGASYVARTAAVNPNQAKEILAEAMAHDGFAHVDFLTQCPTWNKDAKQYVPYIDVQDSDDYDFDVRDRREAAEAMHEAEDALYEGKVLTGRFYIDDERPSYQQEKQATGDMPETPLAERYFDDDYEWERSYDLLDRHK; translated from the coding sequence ATGAGTGTATTCAACGCAATCGACGAAGAACGAGACATCGACGTGAACGAGTTCACGCCCAGCCTTGAACCACAGGCAACGTGGTGTCCAGGCTGTGGTGACTTCGGCGTCCTGAAGGCGCTGAAACAGGCCATGCCTGAAGTCGGTCGAACCCCGGACGAGACGCTTCTCGTCACCGGTATCGGCTGTTCCGGGAAGCTATCCAGCTACTTCCAGAGCTACGGCTTCCACTCGATTCACGGGCGTTCCCTGCCGGTCGCACGTGCGGCTAAACTTGCCAACCCGGATCTCGAAGTCATCGCCGCAGGCGGTGACGGTGACGGGTACGGTATCGGTGGGAACCACTTCATGCACACCGCCCGTGAGAACCACGACATGACGTACATCGTTTTCGACAACGAAATCTTCGGTCTGACGAAAGGCCAAACCTCGCCGACGTCGCCGAAGGGTCACAAGTCGAAGACGCAACCGCACGGCAGTGCGAAAAGTCCGATTCGACCGCTGTCGCTCGCACTCACATCGGGTGCGAGCTACGTCGCCCGAACCGCGGCAGTCAATCCGAACCAGGCGAAGGAAATCCTCGCCGAGGCGATGGCACACGACGGGTTCGCACACGTGGACTTCCTCACGCAGTGCCCGACGTGGAACAAGGACGCAAAACAGTACGTTCCATACATCGACGTTCAGGATAGCGACGATTACGACTTCGACGTTCGCGACCGACGTGAAGCCGCCGAAGCGATGCACGAGGCCGAGGACGCGCTCTACGAGGGCAAAGTGCTCACCGGTCGGTTCTACATCGACGACGAGCGCCCGTCCTACCAACAGGAGAAACAGGCAACCGGAGATATGCCGGAAACGCCGCTCGCGGAGCGATACTTCGACGACGATTACGAGTGGGAACGAAGCTACGACCTGCTCGACCGCCACAAATAA
- the lrpA1 gene encoding HTH-type transcriptional regulator LrpA1, with the protein MSMESTEDRILSVLEDDAQASYSDIADRAGVSKPTVRKYIEKLEEEGVIVGYSAEIDPKKLSSQSIALVGIDVESERYVEATRALKELNDIETLYTCSGDHMLMAEVRAPNGGAVGDVISDKILSIDGVSAAHPSFLQERLK; encoded by the coding sequence ATGAGCATGGAATCGACAGAAGATCGTATTCTCAGCGTGTTAGAGGACGATGCACAGGCGTCTTACTCCGATATTGCGGACCGTGCGGGTGTCTCGAAACCGACCGTTCGGAAGTACATCGAGAAACTCGAAGAAGAGGGAGTCATCGTCGGCTATTCGGCGGAAATCGACCCGAAAAAACTCTCCAGCCAAAGCATCGCGCTCGTCGGAATCGACGTCGAAAGCGAACGCTACGTGGAAGCGACTCGGGCGTTGAAGGAATTGAACGACATCGAAACCCTGTACACATGCAGTGGGGATCATATGCTGATGGCAGAAGTTCGAGCACCGAACGGTGGTGCGGTTGGCGACGTAATCAGCGATAAGATCCTTTCGATCGATGGCGTCTCTGCGGCCCATCCGTCGTTCCTACAGGAACGCCTCAAGTAA
- a CDS encoding arsinothricin resistance N-acetyltransferase ArsN1 family B — MVTVRSVTVEDAPQIAAIYDPIVRDTVISFETDPPDDAEMADRIRKTLPTYPWLVCEHDDSILGYAYAGAHRSRDAYRWSVDVSVYVHADYRRSGIGRGLYESLLALLRKQGFYNAYAGIALPNAASVGLHESLGFEQVGVYEAVGYKNGAWHDVGWWHRRLHPLDDDPEPPSVFSDLKVDPEIQRGQNSIRIT; from the coding sequence ATGGTTACTGTTCGTTCCGTGACGGTGGAAGACGCTCCGCAGATCGCGGCTATCTACGACCCTATCGTTCGGGACACCGTCATCTCCTTCGAAACCGACCCACCCGACGATGCGGAGATGGCGGACCGAATTCGGAAGACACTCCCGACCTATCCATGGCTGGTCTGTGAGCACGACGACTCGATTCTCGGCTATGCGTATGCCGGTGCTCATCGGAGCCGGGATGCCTATCGGTGGTCGGTGGACGTTTCGGTGTACGTTCACGCCGATTATCGCCGCTCCGGAATCGGACGAGGATTGTACGAATCGTTGCTCGCGCTCCTTCGAAAACAGGGGTTTTACAACGCCTACGCAGGCATCGCGCTTCCAAACGCTGCGAGCGTCGGACTTCACGAATCACTCGGCTTCGAGCAGGTGGGTGTGTACGAAGCCGTGGGATACAAAAACGGGGCGTGGCACGACGTCGGGTGGTGGCATCGACGACTTCACCCCCTCGATGACGACCCCGAGCCACCGTCGGTATTCAGCGACTTGAAAGTAGATCCGGAGATACAGCGCGGCCAAAATTCGATTCGGATTACTTGA
- a CDS encoding SRPBCC family protein, whose amino-acid sequence MATYQREVWVDAPFDEVWRFHSTTDGLEALTPKWMNLRVEEVRGPGGESNPDVLEAGTQIRLSLRPLGVGPRQRWVSTITRREEDDGSAIFQDEMNDGPFPEWTHTHQFHAGNGKTLVRDRVEYRFPALGETGSPLAKVGFEPMFRYRHEKTKELLE is encoded by the coding sequence ATGGCAACCTATCAGCGTGAGGTCTGGGTCGATGCGCCGTTCGACGAGGTGTGGCGATTTCATTCGACCACCGACGGATTGGAAGCCCTTACTCCGAAGTGGATGAACCTCCGTGTCGAGGAGGTTCGAGGCCCGGGCGGGGAGTCGAATCCGGACGTGTTGGAAGCGGGGACCCAGATTCGACTGTCGCTTCGACCGCTCGGCGTGGGTCCGCGCCAGCGATGGGTTTCGACGATTACACGGCGCGAAGAGGACGATGGGTCGGCGATATTCCAAGACGAGATGAACGATGGTCCGTTTCCGGAATGGACGCACACTCATCAGTTCCATGCAGGGAACGGAAAGACGTTAGTACGTGATAGGGTCGAATATCGGTTCCCTGCGCTCGGCGAAACTGGGAGTCCGCTCGCCAAAGTGGGATTCGAGCCGATGTTCCGGTATCGTCACGAAAAGACGAAAGAACTGCTGGAGTGA
- a CDS encoding plastocyanin/azurin family copper-binding protein, translating to MTDGEADESVTRRGFLLGSAGVAAVGATGTAAAAEGSQGTTTSGGGNESSGGGGGGGTETVKVGPGGELVFEPAELQISPGTTVKFVWESNTHNVVPESQPDGAGWEGSGSESETFDSGHTYEHTFDTEGSYEYFCAPHKSAGMTGSITVGSSGGGGGSTAPAIPAGAKTLGVATSGALAFTLGLAYFFMKFGGDYGEFNE from the coding sequence ATGACAGATGGGGAAGCGGACGAATCAGTCACTCGACGCGGATTTCTCCTCGGTTCTGCGGGTGTCGCGGCTGTTGGTGCGACTGGAACGGCAGCGGCAGCTGAGGGCTCTCAAGGGACGACGACCAGCGGCGGTGGAAACGAGAGTTCCGGCGGCGGAGGCGGCGGTGGAACGGAGACGGTGAAGGTTGGCCCCGGTGGCGAACTCGTCTTCGAGCCGGCCGAACTCCAGATTTCGCCCGGCACCACGGTGAAATTCGTCTGGGAGTCGAACACCCACAACGTGGTTCCCGAAAGCCAACCCGACGGGGCTGGCTGGGAAGGTTCCGGCAGTGAAAGTGAAACGTTCGATTCAGGGCACACGTACGAGCACACCTTCGATACGGAAGGGTCGTACGAGTACTTCTGTGCGCCCCATAAAAGCGCCGGCATGACCGGGTCGATTACGGTCGGCTCGTCCGGTGGTGGCGGTGGCTCGACCGCACCGGCAATTCCCGCCGGCGCGAAGACGCTCGGTGTTGCTACCTCGGGTGCGCTGGCGTTCACCCTCGGACTGGCGTACTTCTTCATGAAGTTCGGCGGCGACTACGGCGAGTTCAACGAGTAA
- a CDS encoding M42 family metallopeptidase: MAFDFDFELLQELTETSGAPGYEDRIRDIVRRELDGEVNDIHTDAMGNVVGTIEGSSDYEVAIAAHMDEIGFMVTHVNEDGFLSLDSLGGWDPRVLRAQRVTVHTENEDLTGIIGSMPPHILDDDDERKVEDVYIDLGLPAEEASERVSAGDIVTMEQTTTRVGEHVTGKSLDDRICLFTMLEAAKRIEDPDVTIHFCATVQEEVGLRGAEALGVDIDPDLAIALDVTVANDIPGVEKKKDYVTSLGDGTAIKLKDGSVVTTPNVHRRLRSLAEDRDIEHQLEILPSGGTDTAGFQNSYGAKPVGAISVPTRYLHTVTESAHGDDVSATIDLLTAFLETETGKHDYSL, encoded by the coding sequence ATGGCGTTCGACTTTGATTTCGAACTATTGCAGGAACTGACCGAAACGAGCGGGGCACCGGGCTACGAGGACCGAATCAGGGACATCGTTCGGCGCGAGTTGGACGGCGAAGTGAACGACATTCACACCGACGCGATGGGCAACGTCGTCGGAACCATAGAGGGGTCGAGCGACTACGAAGTGGCGATTGCGGCCCACATGGACGAGATCGGTTTCATGGTTACGCACGTGAACGAAGATGGATTCCTCTCCCTCGATTCGCTCGGTGGTTGGGACCCGCGTGTACTCCGTGCACAACGAGTTACAGTTCACACCGAAAACGAGGATTTGACGGGCATCATCGGGTCGATGCCCCCGCACATATTGGACGACGACGACGAACGGAAGGTCGAGGACGTGTACATCGACCTCGGCCTCCCTGCTGAGGAAGCGAGCGAACGTGTCTCCGCCGGCGACATCGTAACGATGGAACAGACGACGACACGTGTCGGGGAACACGTCACGGGGAAATCGCTGGACGACCGCATCTGCTTGTTCACCATGCTCGAAGCGGCAAAACGGATCGAAGACCCGGACGTGACGATTCATTTCTGTGCGACGGTACAGGAGGAGGTCGGTCTTCGTGGGGCGGAAGCCCTCGGTGTGGACATCGACCCCGACCTCGCCATCGCGCTCGACGTGACGGTTGCAAACGACATCCCCGGCGTCGAAAAGAAAAAGGATTACGTGACCTCTCTCGGCGATGGAACTGCGATAAAACTCAAGGACGGAAGCGTCGTGACGACGCCGAACGTTCATCGTCGACTGCGCTCGCTCGCCGAGGACCGTGATATCGAACACCAACTCGAAATCCTCCCGTCGGGCGGAACCGATACCGCCGGATTCCAGAACTCGTACGGCGCAAAACCGGTCGGTGCGATTTCGGTTCCGACGCGGTATCTCCACACCGTAACCGAGAGCGCCCACGGCGACGACGTATCGGCGACTATCGACCTGCTTACTGCCTTCCTCGAAACCGAGACTGGCAAGCACGACTATTCACTCTAA
- a CDS encoding MTH865 family protein, with protein sequence MADEAEFREQFHDAFEGADYPVSSPMDLVPALPNGPGTRFESGDTSFTAMELATKMNDAQEFPYDDVDALVDDLIEGLKQKDML encoded by the coding sequence ATGGCTGACGAAGCAGAATTTCGAGAGCAGTTCCACGATGCATTCGAAGGCGCGGATTACCCAGTGAGCAGTCCGATGGACCTCGTTCCAGCACTCCCAAACGGACCGGGAACGCGATTCGAATCGGGCGATACGAGTTTCACCGCGATGGAACTGGCGACGAAAATGAACGACGCTCAGGAGTTCCCGTACGACGATGTTGACGCCCTCGTCGATGACCTCATCGAAGGGCTGAAACAGAAGGATATGCTGTAG
- the pdhA gene encoding pyruvate dehydrogenase (acetyl-transferring) E1 component subunit alpha — MASQAPDLTRVVGLDGTVEGNVNLSTTDVENMYRLQVLARTFDRKAVSLHRQGRIGTYAPLHGQEAAQVGAAYALSPDDYCFPTYRDHAMYLTRGHAMRDILLNLSGAGNYVDREDAEGLRTFPPTIPIATQLPHAVGVGMASNYKDDDCAVLASFGDGATSEGDFHEAMNFAGVFETPTVFFCQNNQWAISVPRERQTASTTIAQKAQAYGFDGVRVDGNDVLAVYRTVTDALERADDGEPILIEAVTYRQGAHTTTDDPTKYRDETEVEEWAKKDPLERTREYLESEHGWTDEDEKQLREEAKEHVADAVAAAESHDGYDTDAIFDHVFADGHPRYARQRASVPENPQVER; from the coding sequence ATGGCTTCACAAGCACCTGATCTGACGCGCGTGGTGGGACTCGATGGAACTGTCGAAGGGAACGTGAATCTCTCGACAACGGACGTAGAGAACATGTACCGGCTACAGGTACTCGCACGCACGTTCGACCGGAAAGCCGTCTCGCTCCACCGACAGGGGCGCATCGGGACGTATGCGCCGTTGCATGGACAGGAGGCGGCACAGGTCGGTGCAGCGTATGCACTCTCGCCGGACGACTACTGTTTCCCGACCTATCGTGACCACGCGATGTATCTCACCCGTGGCCACGCGATGCGGGACATTCTGCTCAACCTCTCCGGTGCAGGGAACTACGTCGACCGCGAGGACGCGGAGGGACTTCGCACGTTCCCGCCGACGATTCCCATCGCCACACAACTGCCCCACGCAGTCGGTGTCGGTATGGCATCGAACTACAAAGACGACGATTGCGCCGTTCTGGCGAGCTTCGGAGATGGAGCCACCAGCGAGGGGGATTTCCACGAGGCGATGAACTTCGCGGGCGTGTTCGAGACGCCGACGGTCTTTTTCTGCCAGAACAACCAATGGGCGATTTCGGTCCCTCGAGAGCGTCAAACGGCGAGCACTACCATTGCCCAGAAGGCACAGGCCTACGGGTTCGATGGCGTCCGTGTGGACGGCAACGACGTGCTCGCTGTGTACCGGACAGTAACGGATGCACTCGAACGAGCGGACGACGGTGAACCGATACTCATCGAAGCGGTCACGTATCGGCAGGGTGCTCACACCACGACGGACGACCCGACGAAATACCGCGACGAGACGGAAGTCGAGGAATGGGCGAAAAAAGACCCGCTCGAACGAACCCGCGAGTATCTCGAATCCGAACACGGGTGGACAGACGAGGACGAAAAGCAACTTCGAGAGGAAGCGAAAGAACACGTCGCAGACGCCGTTGCGGCCGCCGAGTCACACGATGGCTACGATACCGACGCCATCTTCGATCACGTGTTCGCTGACGGCCATCCACGATACGCCCGTCAGCGAGCCTCCGTACCCGAAAATCCACAGGTAGAGCGGTAG
- a CDS encoding M28 family metallopeptidase has translation MTQWIGRTFTSDTGWNFLETIVDIGNRMAGSDGERRGAKATRDALESVGARNVRLDEFEIQGWDRGTSSIHAGGTTQESIALPRSPSGSADGELVDLGYGLPSDFVETDIEGKVVMVASNVPGYYDRFIHRREKYYYAVEGGAAAFVFRNHVEGCLPPTGSVGTEADPIGDIPSVGVSKEVGSRLARRWEGDDVTVEVEADIHDATSQNVHAELGPETNEQILVTSHIDAHDVAEGAMDNGAGSAMVVEMARALADHEDELDTRIHFVAYGAEEVGLVGSSYMAGEIDHDSIKAIVNNDGVVRGRTLSFFTHGFDELKEAANEVADEFGHPIKTIPKQGPHSDHWPFVQWGVPGYHVMSETGSEGRGWGHTFADTLDKVEVRDLREQAILLTELTVRLASDEFEVPHKEPGEIADALEAEDQAAGMKIIGDWPYDE, from the coding sequence ATGACACAGTGGATCGGACGGACGTTCACGAGCGATACGGGATGGAACTTTCTCGAAACGATAGTCGATATCGGAAACCGCATGGCCGGGAGCGACGGCGAACGCCGCGGTGCGAAAGCGACCCGAGATGCGCTCGAATCGGTCGGGGCGCGAAACGTGCGGCTGGACGAGTTCGAAATTCAAGGATGGGACCGAGGAACGAGTTCGATTCACGCAGGAGGGACGACGCAAGAATCCATTGCTCTTCCCCGCAGTCCATCCGGGAGCGCCGACGGCGAGTTAGTCGACCTCGGATACGGATTGCCGTCGGATTTCGTGGAGACGGACATCGAGGGGAAGGTCGTGATGGTCGCTTCGAACGTTCCGGGCTACTACGACCGCTTCATCCACCGACGGGAGAAGTACTACTACGCCGTCGAAGGCGGGGCGGCGGCGTTCGTCTTCCGCAATCACGTCGAAGGCTGTCTTCCTCCGACGGGGAGCGTCGGTACCGAAGCGGACCCTATCGGTGATATTCCGTCCGTCGGCGTGAGCAAAGAAGTCGGGTCACGGCTTGCTCGTCGGTGGGAGGGCGACGACGTAACCGTCGAAGTCGAGGCGGATATCCACGACGCAACGAGCCAGAACGTCCACGCCGAACTCGGACCGGAGACGAACGAGCAGATACTCGTCACCAGTCATATCGACGCCCACGACGTCGCGGAGGGAGCGATGGACAACGGTGCCGGGAGTGCCATGGTCGTCGAGATGGCCCGTGCGCTGGCCGATCACGAGGACGAACTCGATACACGCATACATTTCGTCGCGTACGGAGCTGAAGAGGTCGGTCTCGTCGGGTCAAGCTACATGGCAGGAGAGATCGATCACGACAGTATCAAAGCAATCGTGAACAACGACGGCGTCGTCCGCGGTCGGACACTCTCGTTCTTCACCCACGGCTTTGACGAACTAAAGGAAGCGGCGAACGAAGTCGCGGACGAGTTCGGGCACCCGATCAAAACGATTCCGAAACAGGGGCCACACAGCGACCACTGGCCGTTCGTCCAGTGGGGCGTTCCGGGCTATCATGTGATGAGCGAAACCGGAAGCGAAGGACGAGGGTGGGGCCACACCTTCGCCGACACGTTGGACAAAGTCGAAGTCCGTGACCTCCGCGAGCAGGCGATTTTGCTCACCGAACTCACCGTCCGCCTCGCAAGCGACGAGTTCGAGGTCCCCCACAAGGAGCCCGGAGAAATTGCCGACGCGCTCGAAGCCGAGGATCAAGCGGCAGGGATGAAAATCATCGGCGACTGGCCGTACGACGAGTAA
- a CDS encoding NAD(+)/NADH kinase, with translation MRIGVVPGEDSSTVRRIEDALSDATRSVDQDVQAVLDADPTAVVAVGESAVIDLVGAGVSVPVLPVDAGAGLESVPGENVESAIEDMLSGDWTTAARPLLSASVEGEHVADALFDATLVTREPARISEYAVRANGDSVAQFRADAVVTATPAGSRGYARDAGGPVVQPGSGVLSVVPVAPFAIHVDDWVLSGPVTLSVERDEDAVELLADDRDICPIEPHEAVELAVDGSFEVVSLDSSRSFFDE, from the coding sequence ATGCGGATAGGTGTCGTACCAGGTGAAGATTCCTCGACCGTTCGTCGAATCGAAGATGCACTCTCCGATGCAACCCGTTCGGTGGACCAGGACGTACAAGCCGTCCTCGATGCGGACCCGACTGCCGTCGTTGCAGTCGGCGAATCGGCCGTCATCGACCTCGTCGGTGCTGGCGTGTCGGTTCCCGTTCTGCCGGTCGATGCCGGGGCGGGTCTGGAGAGCGTTCCAGGGGAAAACGTCGAGTCGGCCATCGAAGACATGCTCTCCGGCGACTGGACGACAGCGGCACGACCGTTGCTTTCGGCATCGGTGGAGGGCGAACACGTCGCAGATGCACTGTTCGATGCGACACTCGTAACGCGCGAACCCGCGCGAATTTCCGAGTACGCCGTTCGCGCGAACGGTGACTCGGTCGCCCAATTCCGTGCCGATGCGGTCGTCACTGCGACGCCTGCCGGTAGCAGGGGCTATGCACGAGACGCGGGGGGTCCGGTCGTACAACCCGGTTCGGGCGTGCTTTCGGTCGTTCCAGTCGCGCCGTTTGCCATCCATGTAGACGACTGGGTACTCAGTGGCCCCGTAACGCTTTCCGTCGAGCGTGACGAGGATGCAGTGGAACTTCTCGCCGACGACAGGGATATCTGCCCCATCGAACCTCACGAAGCCGTCGAACTGGCGGTCGATGGCAGTTTCGAAGTCGTTTCCCTCGATTCGAGCAGGAGTTTCTTCGACGAGTGA
- a CDS encoding DUF7313 family protein — translation MQALSLLGPLDVLEPIARYVVLGLVLVNMGTRMLAFRNYKKQARDDDRETLSRWVPHEISNVLLVLASFYLLTLHHHAGIVLSTLVLGLFLTDFFEVEARSVEMRRGVPLDKPKAALTASFVVFLYAAYLSVFFLIKPFWSAII, via the coding sequence ATGCAAGCGCTATCGTTGCTCGGGCCGCTCGACGTGCTCGAACCTATCGCGAGATACGTCGTGCTCGGACTCGTGTTGGTCAACATGGGGACACGGATGCTCGCGTTTCGGAACTACAAGAAGCAAGCGCGGGACGATGACCGTGAGACGCTCAGTCGCTGGGTTCCACACGAAATCTCGAACGTATTACTGGTGCTCGCGTCGTTCTATCTCCTGACGCTCCACCACCACGCCGGTATCGTCCTCTCGACGCTCGTCCTCGGTCTGTTCCTCACGGACTTCTTCGAGGTCGAAGCGCGCTCCGTCGAGATGCGTCGGGGTGTTCCATTGGACAAGCCGAAAGCGGCACTTACCGCATCGTTCGTCGTGTTCCTCTACGCGGCATACCTCAGTGTCTTCTTCCTCATCAAACCGTTCTGGAGCGCGATCATCTGA
- a CDS encoding gluconate 2-dehydrogenase subunit 3 family protein gives MELTRRDALAALGATGIAVTGGAALLDSLESGDSADSLSDDDIDTLVAVAEVVYPSELSGVREFVATYSVGRTEGRQEYRQGLIDSVATLTDYATEWHDGRYSTLNAATRDTLLRQMGVAEATPTADGTDAERVRYYLVNDLLFALFSSPTGGKLAGIENPQGHPGGLESYRRGPKE, from the coding sequence ATGGAACTGACGCGCCGAGACGCGCTCGCCGCGCTCGGAGCGACGGGCATCGCAGTCACCGGTGGTGCGGCCCTGTTGGACTCCCTCGAATCGGGTGATTCGGCCGATTCGCTATCCGACGACGATATCGACACCCTCGTCGCGGTTGCGGAGGTCGTCTATCCCTCCGAACTGTCCGGCGTCCGTGAGTTCGTAGCGACGTACTCGGTCGGGCGTACCGAGGGGCGCCAGGAGTATCGGCAGGGGCTGATAGACTCAGTCGCTACGCTAACCGACTACGCCACTGAGTGGCACGACGGTCGGTATTCGACCCTCAACGCGGCGACGAGGGACACACTCCTTCGACAGATGGGGGTTGCAGAGGCAACGCCGACGGCCGATGGCACTGACGCAGAGCGGGTTCGGTACTACCTCGTCAACGACCTACTGTTTGCGCTCTTTTCCTCGCCGACGGGTGGAAAACTCGCGGGCATCGAGAATCCACAGGGTCACCCCGGGGGACTGGAAAGCTATCGACGAGGGCCCAAGGAATGA
- a CDS encoding GMC family oxidoreductase, whose protein sequence is MNASDDPDRTPSERTDVCVVGAGPAGALVAHSLARRGHDVVVLEGGDRFDFDDRKQRMERSIRPGHDALSVWDMGGQRDAYTSTGEQFYPLNHARVKGVGGTTLHWQGMVMRLHESDFESWPISYDDLRPYYARAETALGVAGADDNPFAPPRETPFPLPAFRPSYSDSLFAEACEKLGVTMHSVPSARNSEPYDDRGQCVSYGTCKPVCPSGAKYSADVHVRKAEAEGARIIDRARVHRLEHDDGGERIEAAVYATPNGEHRQEAREFVLAGGGVETPRLLLLSKSAQYPQGFANSSGAVGRYFMEHLFAGMGGRIERRTRQNHVGFMTSECHQFYDEPGRGTDGIPDSGDELTPLKLEFLNYAGPSPVEIALGANEWGDDLLSSIRQQYGNDIGMGALAGQRPRAENRITLDHGTKDDHGNPVPKIHWQVDGRTKATLRRANEIQRAILGELDADITWQVGPDNTGPAFHHMGTTRMGTDPNESVVNLRLRTHDFENCTIASSSVFVTSGAMNPTLTIAALALKASDHIHERL, encoded by the coding sequence ATGAACGCAAGCGACGACCCCGACCGAACGCCGTCGGAACGAACGGACGTGTGTGTCGTCGGCGCTGGCCCGGCGGGGGCGCTGGTCGCACACTCGCTCGCTCGACGGGGACACGACGTGGTCGTCCTCGAAGGCGGCGACCGATTCGATTTCGACGACAGAAAGCAGCGAATGGAACGTTCGATTCGCCCCGGTCACGATGCCCTTTCCGTCTGGGACATGGGCGGTCAACGGGACGCCTATACGTCCACGGGGGAGCAGTTCTATCCGCTGAATCACGCGCGGGTCAAGGGAGTCGGCGGCACGACGCTCCACTGGCAAGGAATGGTGATGCGCCTGCACGAAAGCGACTTCGAATCGTGGCCCATCTCCTACGACGACCTGCGCCCGTACTACGCCCGTGCCGAAACCGCCCTCGGTGTTGCCGGTGCTGACGACAATCCCTTCGCCCCACCGCGCGAAACGCCGTTTCCGCTGCCCGCCTTTCGACCGTCCTACAGCGACTCCCTCTTCGCCGAGGCGTGCGAAAAACTCGGCGTTACGATGCACTCGGTGCCAAGCGCCCGCAACTCGGAACCGTACGACGACCGCGGGCAGTGTGTTAGCTATGGTACCTGCAAACCCGTCTGCCCCTCCGGCGCGAAGTACAGTGCCGACGTGCACGTCCGAAAAGCCGAGGCTGAAGGTGCGCGGATTATCGACCGCGCCCGCGTTCACCGATTGGAACACGACGACGGGGGGGAGCGAATCGAGGCCGCGGTGTACGCAACGCCGAACGGTGAACATCGACAGGAAGCACGCGAGTTCGTACTGGCCGGTGGTGGCGTCGAGACGCCGCGACTGCTTTTGCTCTCGAAAAGCGCACAGTATCCCCAGGGATTCGCCAACTCCAGCGGTGCAGTCGGACGTTACTTCATGGAACACCTGTTCGCCGGAATGGGCGGACGAATCGAGAGACGAACCCGGCAGAATCACGTCGGATTCATGACCAGCGAGTGCCACCAGTTTTACGACGAGCCGGGACGAGGAACGGACGGCATTCCCGACTCCGGCGACGAACTCACGCCGCTCAAACTCGAATTTCTGAACTACGCCGGGCCATCGCCGGTCGAAATCGCGCTCGGTGCGAACGAATGGGGCGACGACCTGCTCTCGTCGATTCGTCAGCAGTACGGCAACGACATCGGAATGGGTGCGTTGGCTGGCCAACGGCCTCGAGCGGAAAACCGAATCACGCTGGATCACGGGACGAAAGACGACCACGGGAACCCCGTTCCGAAAATCCATTGGCAAGTAGACGGACGAACAAAAGCGACCCTCCGCCGAGCAAACGAGATTCAGCGCGCGATTCTGGGGGAACTCGATGCAGACATCACGTGGCAGGTCGGTCCCGACAACACCGGTCCCGCGTTTCATCACATGGGCACGACGCGGATGGGGACCGATCCGAACGAGAGCGTAGTAAATCTACGGCTCAGAACTCACGACTTCGAAAACTGTACCATCGCGTCGAGTAGTGTGTTCGTCACGAGCGGCGCGATGAACCCGACCCTCACGATTGCGGCCCTCGCGCTGAAGGCGAGCGACCACATTCACGAGCGACTCTAA